A stretch of Pseudomonas taetrolens DNA encodes these proteins:
- the cyoE gene encoding heme o synthase has translation MATLTGERYSSARWRDYLELTKPKVVVLMLITSLVGMFLATRAGVPWAVLVFGNLGIGLCAGGAAAVNHVLDRRIDALMARTHKRPLAEGRISALAALSFALLLAVSGLALLLIFTNALAAWLTLASLLGYAVIYTGFLKRATPQNIVIGGLAGAAPPLLGWVAVTGHVTAEPLLLVLIIFAWTPPHFWALAIHRKAEYAKADIPMLPVTHGEHYTKVHILLYTCVLLAVSLLPFVIHMSGVLYLACALGLGARFLHWAWVLYRGTQPRAAINTFKYSIYYLLWLFAALLVDHYLMLKL, from the coding sequence ATGGCGACCCTGACCGGCGAGCGCTATAGCTCGGCCCGATGGCGTGATTACCTGGAACTGACCAAGCCCAAAGTCGTGGTGCTGATGCTCATCACTTCGCTGGTGGGCATGTTTTTGGCGACCCGGGCCGGTGTGCCGTGGGCGGTGCTGGTGTTCGGCAACCTGGGGATTGGCTTGTGTGCGGGGGGGGCCGCAGCGGTCAATCATGTGCTGGACCGGCGTATCGATGCCCTGATGGCGCGCACCCACAAGCGGCCTTTGGCCGAAGGCCGGATCTCGGCCCTGGCAGCATTGTCTTTCGCTTTGTTACTGGCGGTCTCGGGGCTGGCGCTGTTGCTGATTTTTACCAATGCCCTGGCCGCCTGGCTGACGCTGGCTTCGCTGCTCGGCTACGCCGTGATTTACACCGGCTTTCTCAAGCGCGCCACACCGCAGAACATAGTGATTGGCGGGTTGGCCGGGGCGGCTCCGCCATTGTTGGGATGGGTGGCAGTCACCGGCCATGTCACGGCCGAACCCCTGCTGCTGGTGTTGATTATCTTTGCCTGGACCCCGCCGCACTTTTGGGCGCTGGCGATTCATCGCAAGGCTGAATACGCCAAGGCCGATATTCCGATGCTGCCGGTCACCCACGGCGAGCACTACACCAAAGTGCATATTCTGCTGTACACCTGTGTGTTGCTGGCGGTCAGTCTGCTGCCATTTGTGATTCACATGAGCGGCGTGCTTTACCTGGCCTGTGCACTCGGATTGGGCGCACGCTTTCTGCATTGGGCATGGGTGCTGTACCGTGGTACTCAACCGCGCGCCGCGATCAATACGTTCAAGTACTCGATTTACTACTTGCTCTGGCTATTTGCCGCGCTGCTTGTCGATCACTACCTCATGTTGAAGCTATGA
- a CDS encoding PA5502 family lipoprotein, whose protein sequence is MKLFNSRYLLLAAFSLLLGACQSTPSADNAVPDGRAAAIAQLEQNLASSELATAEDQLAALQAQTPDDPQLVQYQRQLAEAYLQRSQIVLQKGDVNAAATALSRARALMPKAPALTGGVNSAIAQARKAELERAEAALRAAEARPPAKVIDPAAESTTVRLNISDIAKLRHQLDLIAQDIVNYQCAVSLQVPRTADYPWLSTLISKRVKKLDPEFDLKLERQIVRHVPAQMVLTPSKP, encoded by the coding sequence ATGAAGCTGTTCAACTCCCGTTACTTGCTCCTGGCCGCATTTTCCTTGCTGCTGGGCGCCTGCCAAAGCACACCGTCTGCCGACAATGCTGTCCCGGACGGACGCGCTGCGGCTATCGCACAGCTGGAGCAAAACCTGGCCAGCAGCGAACTCGCGACTGCTGAAGATCAACTGGCTGCCTTGCAGGCGCAAACGCCGGATGATCCTCAATTGGTGCAGTACCAGCGCCAACTGGCAGAAGCCTACCTGCAACGCAGCCAGATCGTGTTGCAGAAGGGTGATGTCAATGCTGCAGCCACTGCGCTAAGCCGCGCTCGCGCCTTGATGCCCAAGGCCCCGGCGCTGACCGGAGGCGTCAACAGCGCCATCGCTCAGGCCCGCAAGGCTGAGCTGGAGCGAGCCGAAGCCGCCCTTCGAGCAGCCGAAGCCCGACCACCGGCAAAGGTCATTGACCCTGCCGCCGAAAGCACCACCGTAAGATTGAATATCAGCGATATTGCGAAACTTCGCCATCAGTTGGATCTGATCGCGCAAGATATCGTCAACTATCAATGTGCTGTCAGCCTGCAGGTTCCACGCACGGCAGACTACCCTTGGTTGTCCACTCTGATCAGCAAGCGGGTCAAAAAACTCGATCCTGAGTTTGACCTCAAACTCGAGCGTCAAATCGTACGCCATGTGCCTGCGCAAATGGTGCTGACCCCCAGCAAGCCGTAA
- a CDS encoding methionine ABC transporter permease has product MESLLSFFGNIDWYEIWLATGDTLMMLGGSLLFTIVLGLPLGVLLFLCSPRQLFEQKAVYALLSLVVNILRSLPFIILLIVMIPFTVLITGTSLGVAGAIPPLVVGATPFFARLVETALREVDRGIIEATQAMGASTRQIITSALLPEARPGIFAAITVTAITLVSYTAMAGVVGAGGLGDLAIRFGYQRFQTDVMIVTVVLLLILVQILQTVGDRLVVHFSRK; this is encoded by the coding sequence ATGGAATCCCTTTTGAGCTTTTTCGGCAACATCGACTGGTACGAAATCTGGCTGGCCACCGGCGACACGCTGATGATGCTTGGCGGTTCGCTGCTGTTCACCATCGTGCTGGGTCTGCCGCTGGGCGTGCTGCTGTTTCTGTGCAGCCCCCGGCAACTGTTTGAGCAAAAAGCGGTGTATGCCTTGCTGTCGCTGGTGGTGAACATCCTGCGATCGCTGCCGTTTATCATCCTGCTGATCGTCATGATCCCGTTCACCGTGCTGATCACCGGTACGTCGCTGGGTGTTGCCGGTGCAATTCCGCCACTGGTGGTCGGTGCCACGCCGTTCTTCGCCCGCTTGGTCGAGACCGCACTGCGCGAAGTGGATCGCGGCATTATCGAAGCGACCCAGGCAATGGGCGCCAGTACCCGCCAGATCATTACCAGCGCGCTGCTGCCAGAAGCCCGTCCCGGCATCTTTGCAGCGATTACCGTGACCGCAATCACACTGGTTTCCTACACTGCTATGGCCGGTGTGGTCGGTGCCGGTGGTTTGGGCGACCTGGCAATCCGCTTCGGTTACCAACGCTTCCAGACCGACGTCATGATCGTCACAGTGGTACTGCTGCTGATTCTGGTGCAAATTCTGCAAACCGTTGGCGATCGGCTGGTGGTGCACTTTTCGCGCAAGTAA
- the katE gene encoding catalase HPII has product MSTKKPSPNKSQMAGTDTMDRGNTNVKLDSLEIFRDDATGQALRTNQGVKIADNQNTLKAGARGPSLLEDFIMREKITHFDHERIPERIVHARGTGAHGYFQTYEPHTALTKAGFLQDPSKKTPVFVRFSTVQGPRGSGDTVRDVRGFAVKFYTDEGNFDLVGNNMPVFFIQDAVKFPDFVHAVKPEPHNEMPTGGSAHDTFWDFVSLVPETAHMVIWAMSDRAIPKSLRSMQGFGVHTFRLINAKGTSHFVKFHWRPSVGTCSLVWDEAQKLAGKDTDFHRRDLWESIETGDFPEWELGVQIIAEEDEHSFDFDILDPTKLIPEELVPITPLGKMVLNRNPDNFFAETEQVAFCPGHIVPGIDFSNDPLLQGRLFSYTDTQISRLGGPNFHEIPINRPVAPGHNNQRDAQHRSTIHKGRASYEPNSIDGGWPKETPPAAHDGGFESYPERIDANKIRQRSESFSDHFSQARLFFNSMSKHEQEHIIAAYSFELGKVEREPIRERQVNEILANIDLGLAKRVADNLGITPPKAGTVAVRKTGLAQSPALSQANLLPGDIKTRKVAILAANGVDGAAIDALKQALAAEGAHAKLLGPTSAPVKTAQGKLLPVDASMEGLPSVAFDAVFVPGGAASIKALSADGVALHYLLEAYKHLKAIALHGEAAQLLDVLHLQADEGLLVLKDAKQFKAFFAAIAQHRVWAREARAKAVPA; this is encoded by the coding sequence ATGAGCACGAAAAAACCGTCTCCGAACAAGAGCCAAATGGCCGGAACAGACACCATGGATCGTGGCAACACGAACGTCAAACTGGACAGCCTGGAGATTTTTCGCGACGACGCGACGGGTCAGGCATTGCGCACCAATCAGGGGGTGAAGATTGCCGATAATCAAAACACCCTGAAAGCAGGTGCCAGGGGGCCTTCGCTGCTAGAAGACTTCATTATGCGCGAGAAAATTACCCACTTTGACCACGAGCGCATTCCGGAGCGCATTGTCCATGCCCGTGGAACGGGTGCTCATGGTTACTTCCAGACTTACGAGCCGCATACAGCGTTGACCAAGGCCGGCTTCCTGCAGGATCCGAGCAAGAAGACCCCCGTATTTGTGCGCTTTTCTACCGTACAGGGACCGCGTGGTTCCGGTGACACGGTGCGCGACGTGCGCGGTTTCGCCGTGAAGTTCTATACAGACGAAGGTAACTTCGACCTGGTTGGTAACAACATGCCGGTGTTTTTCATTCAGGACGCGGTCAAGTTCCCTGACTTTGTTCACGCGGTAAAACCTGAACCCCATAATGAAATGCCCACCGGCGGCTCAGCCCATGACACGTTCTGGGATTTCGTTTCGCTGGTGCCAGAAACCGCTCACATGGTGATTTGGGCCATGTCCGACCGGGCTATTCCGAAAAGCCTGCGCAGTATGCAGGGCTTCGGAGTGCATACCTTCCGTTTGATCAACGCCAAAGGCACGTCACATTTCGTCAAATTCCATTGGCGTCCGAGTGTGGGTACGTGTTCGCTGGTGTGGGATGAAGCGCAAAAACTGGCAGGCAAAGACACCGATTTTCACCGTCGCGATCTGTGGGAATCGATTGAAACCGGTGACTTCCCTGAGTGGGAGCTTGGGGTGCAGATCATCGCCGAGGAAGACGAGCATTCGTTTGACTTCGACATTCTTGACCCGACCAAGCTGATTCCCGAAGAGCTGGTGCCTATCACGCCACTTGGCAAGATGGTGCTGAACCGAAACCCCGACAATTTCTTTGCCGAAACCGAGCAGGTTGCGTTTTGCCCCGGGCACATCGTGCCGGGGATCGACTTTTCCAATGACCCGCTGCTGCAAGGGCGCCTGTTTTCATACACCGATACGCAAATCAGCCGGCTTGGCGGGCCCAACTTTCACGAAATCCCCATCAACCGTCCTGTTGCCCCCGGGCATAACAACCAGCGCGATGCGCAGCACCGCAGCACCATTCACAAGGGGCGTGCCTCTTACGAGCCGAATTCCATTGATGGCGGCTGGCCCAAAGAAACGCCGCCTGCTGCACACGATGGCGGTTTTGAGAGCTACCCCGAGCGTATCGATGCAAACAAGATCCGCCAGCGCAGCGAGTCGTTCAGTGACCACTTTTCGCAAGCGCGGTTGTTTTTCAACAGCATGAGCAAGCATGAGCAAGAACACATTATTGCGGCTTACAGCTTTGAGTTGGGCAAGGTCGAGCGCGAACCTATCCGCGAGCGTCAGGTGAATGAAATCCTGGCGAATATTGACCTGGGGCTGGCCAAGCGCGTGGCGGATAACCTGGGCATTACGCCACCCAAGGCGGGCACTGTGGCCGTTCGCAAAACCGGGCTTGCCCAGTCTCCGGCCTTGAGCCAGGCCAACTTGCTGCCCGGCGATATCAAGACGCGAAAAGTGGCGATTCTGGCGGCAAATGGTGTCGATGGTGCCGCGATCGATGCGTTAAAGCAGGCATTGGCTGCTGAAGGCGCCCACGCCAAGCTGCTGGGGCCGACGTCGGCACCGGTTAAAACGGCTCAAGGCAAGTTGTTGCCGGTCGATGCGTCGATGGAAGGTTTGCCTTCGGTGGCCTTTGACGCGGTGTTTGTTCCGGGTGGCGCGGCATCAATCAAGGCGTTGAGCGCAGACGGTGTAGCGTTGCACTACCTGCTGGAAGCCTACAAGCATCTCAAGGCCATTGCGTTGCATGGCGAGGCCGCTCAGTTGCTTGATGTGCTGCATTTGCAGGCAGATGAAGGTTTGCTGGTGCTCAAGGATGCCAAGCAGTTCAAGGCTTTCTTTGCTGCCATTGCACAGCATCGGGTATGGGCACGGGAAGCCAGGGCCAAGGCAGTACCGGCGTAA
- a CDS encoding MetQ/NlpA family ABC transporter substrate-binding protein has product MKKLFAAVAAVAAFSAQAGDLSVAATPVPHAEILEFVKPALAKEGVNLKVKVFTDYVQPNVQVAQKRLDANFFQHQPYLDEFNKAKGTDLVNVANVHLEPLGAYSSKFKNVADIPDGAAVIIPNDATNGGRALLLLQQAGLITLKDPKNILSTTKDIAGNPKNLKFRELEAATIPRVLTQVDLALINTNYALEAKLNPEKDALVIEGKDSPYVNILVARPDNKDSADMQKLVNALHTPQVKKFIEEKYKGAIVPAF; this is encoded by the coding sequence ATGAAGAAGTTATTTGCTGCTGTGGCTGCTGTTGCGGCGTTCTCGGCTCAGGCAGGCGATCTGTCGGTGGCGGCTACGCCGGTGCCACACGCTGAAATCCTGGAGTTCGTGAAACCTGCGCTGGCCAAAGAGGGTGTTAATCTCAAGGTCAAGGTTTTCACTGACTACGTGCAACCCAACGTGCAAGTCGCGCAAAAGCGTCTGGACGCCAACTTCTTCCAGCACCAGCCGTACCTGGATGAGTTCAACAAGGCCAAAGGCACCGATCTGGTCAACGTCGCCAACGTTCACCTCGAGCCGCTGGGTGCTTACTCCAGCAAATTCAAGAACGTTGCCGATATCCCGGACGGCGCAGCCGTGATCATCCCTAACGATGCCACCAACGGTGGCCGTGCCTTGCTGCTGCTGCAACAGGCGGGTCTGATCACGCTCAAGGATCCGAAAAACATCCTGTCGACCACCAAGGACATCGCCGGAAACCCGAAAAACCTGAAGTTCCGCGAACTGGAAGCCGCCACGATCCCGCGCGTGCTGACCCAGGTCGATCTGGCGCTGATCAACACCAACTATGCGCTGGAAGCCAAGCTGAATCCGGAAAAAGACGCGCTGGTCATCGAAGGCAAAGACTCGCCTTACGTGAACATTCTGGTGGCTCGCCCGGACAACAAGGATTCGGCTGATATGCAGAAACTGGTCAATGCCCTGCACACGCCGCAAGTGAAGAAGTTCATCGAAGAGAAATACAAAGGCGCCATCGTTCCGGCGTTCTGA
- a CDS encoding methionine ABC transporter ATP-binding protein produces the protein MIEFHNVHKTYRVAGKDIPALHSTSLRVESGQVFGLIGHSGAGKSTLLRLINRLETPSGGQIIVDNEDVTAMDAKGLRRFRQQVGMIFQHFNLLASKTVADNVAMPLTLAGELSRSEIDQRVAELLARVGLSDHAKKYPAQLSGGQKQRVGIARALATKPKVLLCDEATSALDPQTTASVLQLLAEINRELKLTIVLITHEMDVIRRVCDEVAVMDAGVIVEQGPVAQVFLHPTHPTTKRFVQEDEHIDESEQRDDFAHVPGRIVRLTFQGEGTYAPLLGTIARETGVDYSILAGRIDRIKDTPYGQLTLAITGGDMEAAFARFIAADVHMEVLR, from the coding sequence GTGATTGAGTTCCATAACGTTCATAAAACTTACCGGGTCGCCGGTAAGGACATTCCCGCGTTGCACTCCACCAGTTTGCGTGTCGAGAGCGGCCAGGTGTTCGGCCTGATTGGCCACTCCGGCGCGGGTAAAAGTACATTGCTGCGCCTGATCAACCGACTCGAAACCCCAAGTGGCGGGCAGATCATTGTCGATAACGAAGACGTCACCGCGATGGATGCCAAAGGCCTGCGGCGCTTTCGTCAACAGGTCGGCATGATTTTCCAGCACTTCAACCTGCTGGCGTCCAAGACCGTCGCTGACAACGTTGCGATGCCACTGACGCTGGCAGGCGAGTTGTCCCGCAGTGAGATCGATCAACGCGTCGCTGAATTGCTGGCGCGCGTGGGCTTGTCTGACCACGCCAAAAAATACCCGGCGCAACTGTCCGGTGGTCAAAAACAGCGCGTGGGTATTGCCCGTGCGCTGGCCACCAAGCCAAAAGTGCTGCTGTGCGACGAGGCCACCAGTGCCCTCGACCCGCAAACCACGGCGTCGGTCCTGCAACTGCTGGCCGAAATCAACCGTGAGTTGAAGCTGACCATCGTGCTGATCACTCACGAGATGGATGTGATCCGTCGCGTGTGCGATGAAGTCGCGGTGATGGATGCGGGCGTGATTGTCGAACAGGGCCCGGTAGCGCAAGTGTTCTTGCACCCGACGCACCCCACGACCAAACGCTTTGTGCAGGAAGACGAGCACATCGATGAAAGCGAGCAGCGCGACGACTTCGCTCATGTGCCAGGTCGCATTGTTCGCCTGACCTTCCAGGGCGAAGGCACCTACGCGCCGTTGCTGGGCACCATCGCTCGTGAAACGGGTGTGGACTACAGCATCCTGGCCGGCCGCATTGACCGCATCAAAGACACCCCTTATGGGCAACTGACCCTCGCCATCACCGGTGGCGACATGGAAGCTGCTTTCGCGCGCTTCATCGCTGCGGACGTACATATGGAGGTGCTGCGCTAA
- a CDS encoding SCO family protein — MTKTQKTVFILVALVALVMGLTFNKIMSGKGQVDTTSLIDAGIILLPQSRQLPEIKMTNQDGQPVQMDELNDKWSLLFFGYTFCPDICPTTLAQLRQIKSELPQAAQDKLQIVLVSVDPNRDTPQQLKQYLGYFDPTFVGLTPGSVDELQTLANAVSIPFIPADTSKPNYTVDHSGNLALIGPDGTQRGFIRAPFNTQKMVAQLPGLLERK; from the coding sequence ATGACTAAAACTCAAAAAACGGTCTTTATCCTCGTCGCGTTGGTGGCATTGGTCATGGGCCTGACGTTTAACAAAATCATGTCGGGCAAAGGCCAGGTCGATACGACGTCTCTGATCGATGCGGGGATCATTCTGCTTCCGCAGAGTCGCCAGTTGCCGGAGATAAAAATGACCAATCAGGACGGTCAGCCGGTGCAGATGGACGAGCTGAATGACAAGTGGAGCCTGTTGTTCTTTGGCTACACCTTTTGCCCGGATATCTGCCCGACCACCCTCGCCCAGTTGCGTCAGATCAAAAGCGAGCTGCCGCAAGCGGCGCAAGACAAACTGCAAATCGTACTGGTCAGCGTCGATCCCAACCGCGACACTCCGCAGCAGCTCAAGCAATACCTTGGCTACTTCGACCCAACGTTTGTCGGGCTGACACCCGGCTCGGTGGATGAGCTGCAAACGTTGGCCAACGCGGTGAGTATTCCGTTTATCCCGGCGGACACCAGCAAGCCGAACTACACCGTGGACCACAGCGGGAATCTGGCGCTGATCGGGCCGGACGGCACTCAGCGAGGTTTTATCAGGGCACCGTTCAACACCCAGAAAATGGTTGCCCAGCTGCCGGGCTTGCTCGAAAGGAAGTAA